One window of the Cryptomeria japonica chromosome 7, Sugi_1.0, whole genome shotgun sequence genome contains the following:
- the LOC131056583 gene encoding uncharacterized protein LOC131056583 — MQRREERYRNQRDRERRGELQINRQILRRRSEWEAITQSTVDEERRLRRRMRAETHLRQEDMIGILSELDTDSSCDFMSVEPEFMETQMPLQIEDGEVQEFERMEVTGNEQIEQAQTIEDIRYDEIPQLFVLDDDFFEFDSDVEFEILLFPLAVQPDVVSQQMEEEARELIDAFGTIKIYNLHINEVPLCSICRIEYEVGEEACQMPCHKTHIFHSDCLRQWLERRKSCPLCKTGVPYPYRPPFVTSS, encoded by the coding sequence ATGCAGCGGAGGGAAGAAAGATACCGAAATCAAAGAGATCGTGAAAGAAGAGGAGAATTGCAGATAAACAGACAGATTTTACGGCGGAGATCAGAATGGGAAGCGATAACACAGAGTACGGTAGACGAAGAACGACGCCTAAGAAGAAGAATGCGGGCAGAAACGCACCTAAGACAGGAAGATATGATTGGCATTCTTAGTGAATTAGATACAGATTCTTCCTGTGATTTCATGAGCGTAGAACCGGAATTTATGGAAACACAAATGCCATTACAAATCGAAGATGGTGAAGTTCAAGAATTTGAGAGGATGGAAGTTACGGGGAATGAGCAAATTGAACAAGCGCAGACGATAGAAGATATCAGATATGATGAGATTCCGCAGCTGTTCGTACTAGATGATGACTTCTTTGAATTTGACTCAGATGTCGAGTTTGAGATCCTGCTATTCCCTTTAGCAGTCCAACCTGATGTTGTTTCTCAACAGATGGAGGAGGAGGCGAGAGAGTTAATAGATGCCTTTGGTACCATCAAGATATATAATCTTCACATTAATGAAGTTCCTCTGTGTTCAATTTGTAGGATTGAATATGAGGTGGGTGAAGAGGCCTGTCAAATGCCATGTCAcaaaacacatatttttcactCGGATTGCCTTCGCCAATGGTTAGAAAGGAGGAAAAGTTGTCCACTCTGTAAAACGGGCGTGCCATACCCATATCGCCCACCGTTTGTTACCTCATCTTGA